The following proteins come from a genomic window of Thermincola ferriacetica:
- the glmS gene encoding glutamine--fructose-6-phosphate transaminase (isomerizing), with protein MCGIVGYIGPKSVVPVLIDGLKKLEYRGYDSAGIAVIEQGKVLVAKSVGRLSKLEEKLDAYTPEANIGIGHTRWATHGRPSDVNSHPHTDCTGVIAVVHNGIIENYLELREWLEAQGHKFKSETDTEVLPHLVEHFYDGDLEKAVQQVITKIEGSYAMAVISKNEPDKIVAARKDSPLVVGLGDGEYFLASDIPATLAHTRDNFILNDGEIAVITADGVKITDTQGNKITKEVFHVQWDAVAAEKGGYPHFMLKEIYEQPRAIRETFSSRISADNKRVVLNELSLTEEEIKDLRHIFIVACGTAYHAGVVGKYVIEDLARIPVTVDIASEFRYRNPIIHPGDLVIVISQSGETADTLAALRESKKAGARILAVTNVVGSSVAREADDVLYTWAGPEIAVASTKAYSTQLIAMFLLGIHFAQVRGTIDAAYAERLITGMREIPDQVQTILDDLEDLQSFLKKYAECQNTFFLGRGLDYAVAMEGCLKLKEISYMHAEAYAAGELKHGTLALIVDDVPVVALATQTDLYDKMVSNIKEVKARGAQVIGVTFKGNTELQKVVDHVVYIPETENVLAPVLTVIPLQLLAYHIAVARGCDVDKPRNLAKSVTVE; from the coding sequence ATGTGTGGCATTGTTGGGTATATAGGGCCTAAGTCGGTGGTGCCCGTATTGATAGACGGCTTGAAGAAACTGGAATACCGTGGGTATGACTCGGCAGGTATTGCGGTGATAGAACAGGGTAAGGTGTTGGTGGCGAAAAGTGTTGGCAGGTTATCGAAACTGGAGGAGAAATTGGATGCTTATACGCCGGAAGCAAATATAGGCATTGGCCACACCCGTTGGGCGACGCACGGACGGCCTTCGGACGTTAATTCCCACCCCCATACGGATTGTACAGGGGTGATTGCTGTTGTGCATAACGGGATCATCGAAAATTACCTGGAGCTCAGGGAGTGGCTGGAAGCGCAGGGTCATAAATTTAAATCAGAAACTGATACGGAAGTATTGCCGCACCTGGTGGAGCATTTTTATGACGGCGACCTGGAAAAGGCCGTACAACAGGTGATTACAAAGATTGAAGGCTCTTATGCCATGGCCGTGATCAGTAAAAACGAGCCGGATAAGATTGTGGCTGCCCGGAAGGACAGCCCCCTGGTTGTAGGTCTGGGCGACGGTGAGTATTTTTTGGCTTCCGATATCCCCGCTACCCTGGCCCATACGCGAGACAACTTTATTTTAAATGACGGCGAGATTGCCGTTATTACTGCTGACGGTGTAAAAATAACCGATACGCAGGGCAATAAGATTACAAAAGAAGTATTCCATGTCCAGTGGGATGCTGTAGCTGCTGAAAAAGGCGGCTACCCGCATTTTATGCTGAAAGAAATTTATGAGCAGCCCAGGGCCATCAGGGAAACCTTCAGCAGCCGGATATCGGCTGACAATAAGCGGGTGGTATTAAACGAATTAAGTCTGACTGAAGAAGAGATTAAAGATTTACGGCACATCTTTATTGTTGCTTGCGGTACGGCTTATCATGCGGGTGTGGTAGGCAAATATGTCATTGAGGACCTGGCCCGGATTCCTGTTACCGTGGATATTGCTTCCGAGTTCCGCTACCGGAACCCGATAATTCATCCGGGCGACCTGGTTATTGTCATCAGCCAGTCCGGTGAAACTGCCGATACCCTGGCGGCTTTGCGGGAATCGAAAAAAGCGGGGGCCAGGATTTTGGCTGTTACCAACGTGGTCGGCAGCTCCGTGGCGCGGGAGGCGGACGATGTCCTGTACACCTGGGCCGGCCCGGAAATTGCCGTGGCTTCGACAAAGGCATATTCTACCCAGTTAATCGCCATGTTCCTGCTGGGCATCCATTTCGCTCAGGTACGGGGTACAATTGATGCTGCTTATGCGGAACGGCTCATCACCGGGATGCGGGAAATTCCCGACCAGGTGCAGACTATTCTTGATGATCTGGAAGACCTGCAGAGTTTCCTGAAAAAATACGCGGAATGCCAGAACACCTTCTTCCTGGGCCGTGGCCTTGATTATGCGGTGGCCATGGAAGGGTGCCTGAAGTTGAAAGAAATCTCTTATATGCATGCCGAGGCTTATGCCGCGGGGGAACTGAAGCACGGTACCCTGGCCCTGATTGTGGATGATGTGCCGGTAGTTGCGCTGGCCACCCAAACGGACCTGTACGATAAAATGGTGAGCAATATAAAAGAGGTCAAAGCGCGCGGCGCCCAGGTAATCGGGGTTACCTTTAAGGGTAATACGGAATTGCAGAAGGTTGTGGACCATGTGGTCTATATTCCGGAGACGGAAAATGTCCTGGCTCCCGTGCTGACGGTAATCCCGCTGCAACTGCTGGCCTACCATATTGCGGTGGCCAGAGGCTGCGACGTGGATAAGCCGAGGAATTTGGCGAAAAGCGTGACTGTGGAATGA
- a CDS encoding ImmA/IrrE family metallo-endopeptidase, with protein sequence MNYDEIKFKAAETRKNLGNGQYDRVDIFRVLKDIENISLIITKITGNISGFFMRNKEAGLIVINASRSLGHQYFTAAHEFYHIKYDLGMSGRVCPINKFEENYQNERDANHFAAHLLVPDNALEYMILKRTKGKQITLNDVIFLENYFQVSHKLMLIRLKSIGAITSKQYDSMKKNIIKNAARLGYNTDLYRNTEDKGTQIYSDYAELAQTLLDSGRITYGKYEELLLDGGYADILYGDNEESEGAENAFEDADSV encoded by the coding sequence ATGAATTATGATGAAATAAAATTTAAGGCAGCAGAAACAAGAAAAAATCTTGGGAATGGACAATATGACAGGGTAGATATATTCAGAGTGTTAAAAGACATCGAAAACATTTCCCTGATAATAACCAAAATAACGGGAAATATCTCAGGCTTTTTTATGCGCAATAAAGAGGCTGGGCTTATTGTAATAAATGCCAGCAGAAGCCTCGGACACCAGTATTTTACGGCTGCCCATGAATTTTACCACATTAAATATGATCTTGGTATGTCGGGAAGAGTCTGTCCCATTAATAAATTCGAAGAAAATTACCAAAACGAACGCGATGCCAACCACTTTGCGGCTCATCTCCTGGTACCAGACAATGCCCTTGAGTATATGATCCTAAAAAGAACTAAGGGAAAGCAGATTACCCTAAACGATGTAATATTTTTAGAGAACTACTTCCAGGTAAGCCATAAACTAATGCTTATCCGCCTGAAAAGTATCGGAGCGATTACCAGTAAACAATACGACTCCATGAAAAAAAATATAATTAAAAACGCCGCTCGGCTTGGTTACAACACTGACCTGTATCGTAATACAGAAGATAAGGGCACACAAATCTATTCTGATTATGCAGAGCTTGCCCAGACCCTTTTGGACAGTGGCAGGATAACTTACGGGAAGTACGAAGAATTGCTTTTGGACGGCGGCTATGCAGACATTCTGTACGGGGATAATGAAGAATCAGAAGGTGCGGAAAATGCATTTGAAGATGCCGATAGTGTTTGA
- a CDS encoding helix-turn-helix domain-containing protein, with protein MSDRLLKNLGEKLQEARKKSGLTQDQVAKVLGINKVQLSYYETGAREINLTLLQELAGLYGYSVGYFLGNEQGQEPEVEIAFRADEFCKEDLETVAFAKTFLRNLCEMRALLGR; from the coding sequence ATGAGTGATAGATTACTCAAAAACCTTGGGGAAAAACTTCAAGAAGCGAGAAAGAAAAGCGGTTTGACCCAGGATCAGGTTGCCAAAGTCCTCGGAATAAATAAGGTCCAGTTATCCTATTATGAAACTGGAGCAAGGGAAATCAACCTTACCCTGTTACAGGAATTGGCAGGTTTATATGGGTATTCGGTCGGTTATTTTCTCGGTAATGAGCAAGGACAAGAACCGGAAGTAGAAATAGCCTTCAGAGCCGACGAGTTTTGCAAAGAAGATTTAGAAACCGTCGCTTTTGCAAAGACTTTTTTGCGTAATCTCTGCGAGATGAGAGCTCTTCTGGGGAGGTGA
- a CDS encoding TVP38/TMEM64 family protein → MEEQLVHFFNEYQSQAVLLSIILSIVVAIMGVLPSFFITAANITFFGFWPGTLISFIGEALGASISFIIYRKGLQHVIHPYLKQYPRLMKLTNSTGREAVYLILLLRVMPLMPSGLVTLAASMGTISVLSFTVASSLGKIPALLLEAFSVYQIMKINRLKSWLLELILVYAIYRLWRKTKK, encoded by the coding sequence GTGGAAGAACAGTTAGTGCATTTCTTTAACGAATATCAGAGCCAAGCAGTATTACTTAGTATTATTTTAAGCATAGTGGTTGCCATTATGGGGGTATTGCCCAGCTTTTTCATCACCGCGGCCAACATAACCTTCTTCGGTTTCTGGCCGGGAACGCTGATTTCCTTTATTGGTGAAGCGCTAGGGGCGTCAATCTCTTTTATCATTTACCGCAAAGGTCTTCAGCATGTCATCCATCCCTATTTAAAGCAATATCCCCGGCTTATGAAATTGACTAACAGTACCGGCAGGGAGGCTGTTTATCTCATATTGTTACTGAGGGTTATGCCCTTGATGCCTTCCGGGTTGGTTACTCTGGCAGCCTCAATGGGGACAATTTCCGTGTTGTCTTTTACTGTGGCCAGTTCTTTGGGGAAAATACCGGCATTGTTGCTGGAAGCCTTTTCAGTTTATCAAATTATGAAAATTAACCGGCTGAAAAGCTGGCTTTTGGAATTAATTTTGGTCTATGCCATTTACCGGCTTTGGCGAAAAACCAAAAAATGA
- a CDS encoding helix-turn-helix domain-containing protein gives MKKKSEIDHKAIGQRIREEREKLELSREKFAEIIGLSDYYVGQLERGERQMSLRVLFKIAKCLHVSLDYLIFGKTVHDTYQVQDARNTYKAVEDNKYKEINILLDKCSPEELELVKKLIKTILPYTGKN, from the coding sequence GTGAAGAAAAAGTCAGAAATAGATCACAAGGCCATCGGGCAGAGAATACGGGAAGAAAGAGAAAAGCTCGAACTATCACGGGAAAAGTTTGCAGAAATCATCGGGCTTTCAGATTATTATGTCGGGCAATTGGAACGCGGCGAAAGGCAAATGAGTCTTCGCGTTTTATTTAAAATTGCCAAATGTTTGCATGTATCATTAGACTACCTGATTTTTGGGAAAACTGTTCATGATACCTATCAGGTTCAGGATGCCCGGAATACCTATAAAGCAGTTGAGGATAACAAATACAAAGAGATAAACATTTTACTCGACAAATGTTCTCCGGAAGAACTGGAATTAGTCAAAAAACTTATAAAAACTATTCTTCCTTATACAGGGAAAAATTAA
- a CDS encoding aspartyl-phosphate phosphatase Spo0E family protein, translating into MNKRDKIEMARKILNNAANMNMSKEILLKISQKIDKYIVEYFRKGGGLKGD; encoded by the coding sequence GTGAATAAAAGAGATAAGATAGAAATGGCCCGGAAAATCCTTAATAATGCGGCCAATATGAATATGAGCAAGGAAATTCTTCTGAAAATCAGTCAGAAAATCGATAAATATATTGTGGAGTATTTTCGTAAAGGTGGAGGCCTAAAGGGGGATTAG
- a CDS encoding GGDEF domain-containing protein: protein MREKMYKFAPVILLSVGLFLLLITFLADGYYQGRQGFLWLPMAIIQTVISTICGILIKRLNREANTDALTGLHNRKYFYTKLSELKTKGPISLLLIDLDNFKSINDTYGHIVGDQVLQQFAEILRRNTRKDDVIARKNYIAIHIS, encoded by the coding sequence ATGAGAGAGAAAATGTATAAATTTGCTCCTGTTATTTTATTATCGGTCGGGCTGTTCTTATTGTTGATAACGTTTTTAGCTGACGGATATTACCAGGGCAGGCAAGGTTTTTTATGGCTGCCCATGGCAATAATCCAGACGGTGATTAGCACAATTTGCGGTATTTTAATTAAAAGATTAAACCGGGAGGCTAATACTGACGCGCTAACAGGCCTGCATAACAGGAAATATTTTTATACAAAACTGTCGGAACTGAAAACAAAAGGTCCAATTTCTCTGCTTCTAATAGATCTGGACAATTTTAAGAGTATAAATGATACATACGGGCATATAGTAGGTGATCAGGTATTACAGCAATTTGCCGAAATTTTACGAAGGAATACAAGAAAAGACGATGTAATTGCCCGAAAGAATTATATTGCTATTCATATTTCCTGA
- the bioA gene encoding adenosylmethionine--8-amino-7-oxononanoate transaminase, which produces MNELQKKDLQYIWHPCSQMKDYEDFPPIVIERGKGPYLIDVEGNSYLDAVSSWWVNLFGHSNERINQALKRQLEKLEHVIFANFSHEPAIELAERIVQITPPGLNKVFFADNGSSAVEAALKLSFQYHQQTGNAKKTKFVAITDAYHGETLGSLSVGDIDLYSKIYKPLLLQTYKAKGPDCYRCPYGNERDTCSAECFEHMEKLAGKKHEEICGVIIEPLIQCAAGMKIYPPVYLKKLRKLCDKYDIHFIADEIAVGFGRTGKMFACEHAGVSPDIMCLSKGITAGYLPLSLVVVTDEIYDAFYCEYTELKAFLHSHSYTGNPLACAAACETLNIFEEENVLEKNKEKSKLISDIVRDAFDDHPYVGEFRQLGMVGALELVEDKETGKGFDWKKRVGYQIYKIAVKKGVLLRPLGNVIYFMPPYVVEEKDIRFMVKIACQSINEYFGL; this is translated from the coding sequence ATGAATGAACTGCAAAAAAAGGATTTACAATACATATGGCATCCATGTTCTCAGATGAAAGACTATGAAGACTTCCCCCCCATTGTTATTGAACGGGGGAAAGGTCCTTATTTAATAGATGTGGAAGGTAATTCTTACCTGGATGCCGTCTCAAGCTGGTGGGTTAATCTTTTTGGCCACAGCAACGAGAGGATAAATCAGGCTCTGAAAAGACAGTTAGAAAAATTAGAGCATGTTATTTTCGCTAATTTCTCCCATGAACCTGCTATAGAATTAGCAGAACGGATAGTGCAAATAACTCCCCCTGGATTAAATAAAGTATTTTTTGCCGACAACGGTTCTTCGGCAGTAGAAGCTGCCCTAAAACTCAGCTTTCAGTATCATCAGCAAACAGGTAATGCTAAAAAAACCAAATTTGTAGCAATTACCGATGCTTACCATGGTGAGACTCTTGGCTCCCTTTCTGTAGGAGATATCGATTTATACAGTAAGATTTATAAACCACTTTTACTACAAACCTATAAAGCTAAAGGCCCTGATTGTTACCGCTGCCCTTATGGTAATGAACGGGATACCTGTAGCGCTGAATGTTTTGAACATATGGAGAAGCTGGCAGGAAAAAAACATGAAGAAATCTGTGGTGTTATTATAGAACCCCTCATCCAGTGTGCGGCAGGAATGAAAATTTACCCACCGGTTTATCTGAAAAAGCTGAGGAAACTCTGTGATAAATATGATATCCATTTTATTGCCGATGAGATTGCAGTAGGCTTTGGCCGGACAGGTAAAATGTTTGCCTGTGAACATGCCGGTGTAAGTCCTGATATCATGTGTTTATCTAAAGGGATCACGGCAGGATACTTACCCTTATCCCTGGTTGTCGTAACCGATGAAATTTATGATGCTTTTTACTGTGAGTATACAGAACTAAAGGCTTTTTTGCACAGCCATAGCTATACCGGCAACCCGTTAGCCTGTGCCGCTGCCTGTGAAACCTTAAACATTTTTGAAGAGGAAAATGTTTTAGAGAAAAATAAAGAAAAATCAAAGCTTATCAGTGATATAGTCAGGGACGCTTTTGATGATCACCCATATGTAGGCGAGTTTAGACAATTGGGTATGGTTGGAGCATTAGAACTGGTAGAAGACAAAGAAACCGGGAAAGGCTTTGATTGGAAAAAGCGTGTGGGCTACCAGATATATAAGATAGCTGTTAAAAAAGGAGTTCTCCTGCGCCCCTTGGGAAATGTCATCTATTTCATGCCACCTTATGTTGTAGAAGAAAAAGATATCAGGTTCATGGTCAAAATAGCCTGTCAGTCTATAAATGAATATTTTGGTTTATAG
- the bioF gene encoding 8-amino-7-oxononanoate synthase, translated as MERITAALQEIKEKGLYREFKYLSAAQGPHTVIDGKKVILMASNSYLGLCVDKRLKEAAIAAINRYGVGSGGSRLTTGSYELHRELEKKLAQFKGMEGALVFNTGYMANLGAITGLTDKDWVIFSDELNHASIIDGCRLSRARTIVYKHCDMGDLAKKVKEYKGYPGIIVTDGVFSMDGDIAPLPEIVEIAAKNNLLTMVDDAHATGILGKTGSGTPEYFGLKDKIDIQMGTLSKALAGEGGFIAGKQYLIDFLRNKARSFIYTTALSPGIIAVALKALEIIEKEPEKRKGLLIKAQWLQNRLQKIGFQVLTSQTPIIPIIIGDAEKAVEFSKQLLEEGIFIPAIRPPTVPQGTSRLRLTLMATHSLEDINHVLTKIQEIGKKLKIIS; from the coding sequence ATGGAGAGAATAACTGCAGCTTTGCAAGAAATAAAAGAAAAGGGGTTATACAGGGAGTTTAAGTATTTAAGCGCTGCCCAGGGCCCCCATACGGTAATAGACGGAAAAAAGGTAATCTTGATGGCTTCTAACAGTTACCTGGGGTTATGTGTTGATAAAAGGTTAAAAGAAGCGGCTATTGCTGCCATAAACAGATATGGAGTGGGCTCGGGAGGGTCCAGATTGACAACCGGCAGCTACGAATTACATAGAGAACTGGAAAAAAAACTGGCCCAATTTAAAGGCATGGAAGGGGCTTTGGTCTTTAACACCGGATATATGGCAAACTTAGGAGCTATCACAGGTCTTACCGATAAAGACTGGGTTATTTTCAGTGATGAATTAAATCATGCCAGTATTATTGACGGCTGTCGTTTGAGCAGAGCGCGGACAATTGTTTACAAGCACTGTGACATGGGGGATTTAGCTAAAAAAGTAAAGGAATACAAAGGTTATCCCGGTATAATCGTAACCGACGGTGTATTCAGCATGGATGGAGATATAGCACCTCTACCGGAAATAGTGGAAATTGCTGCAAAAAACAATTTACTGACAATGGTTGATGATGCCCATGCAACAGGTATTTTGGGAAAAACAGGCTCAGGGACGCCGGAGTACTTCGGCCTGAAAGATAAGATAGACATTCAAATGGGTACCTTAAGCAAAGCTTTAGCCGGTGAAGGTGGATTTATAGCCGGTAAGCAATATCTAATCGATTTTCTCCGGAATAAAGCCCGGAGCTTTATCTATACCACTGCCTTATCGCCGGGGATAATAGCTGTAGCCTTAAAGGCATTAGAAATAATTGAGAAAGAACCGGAAAAAAGAAAAGGATTATTAATAAAAGCCCAGTGGTTACAGAACCGGCTGCAGAAAATCGGTTTTCAAGTATTGACGAGTCAAACCCCCATCATTCCTATCATAATTGGTGATGCAGAAAAAGCAGTTGAGTTTAGCAAACAATTATTAGAAGAGGGTATTTTTATCCCTGCTATCAGACCACCCACTGTACCTCAGGGGACCAGCCGTTTAAGGCTGACTTTAATGGCAACCCATTCCCTGGAAGATATAAACCATGTTTTAACAAAAATCCAGGAAATAGGGAAAAAATTGAAGATTATATCTTAA
- a CDS encoding 6-carboxyhexanoate--CoA ligase produces MREKLYNIKMRAAKGGRHEKGGQHISGAERIVSGENIKDIVSDLLDRAIYHSKGQADFINISLEEIKMNDIAYIPSLPIITVKVNDYRAGRKGLIKILENIGLSFYQAKTILSYLEESPAMRGAMLVEINSLERIEPDFERGVRATGMDWEQNIVPQLNDLLAREGINNTHVKEALALASKVSRAPGIVAEICWSDDPDYTAGYVASKKLGYVRFTNLKPLGVKKGGRVFCFDKSLASLEQCLFWLEKQVTIVNELSPYRGNYTLTEFLKEIGYGENNCSFARNKRKGVIQGV; encoded by the coding sequence ATGCGGGAAAAACTTTACAACATCAAAATGCGGGCAGCTAAAGGCGGCAGGCATGAAAAAGGCGGCCAGCATATTTCGGGAGCAGAGAGAATTGTCTCCGGGGAGAATATTAAAGATATTGTTTCTGACCTTCTAGACCGGGCAATTTATCACAGTAAAGGGCAAGCCGATTTTATTAATATCTCTTTGGAAGAAATTAAAATGAATGACATTGCCTATATCCCATCCTTACCGATAATTACGGTTAAGGTTAATGATTATCGGGCAGGGCGAAAAGGCTTAATAAAAATTCTGGAAAACATAGGCCTATCTTTTTACCAGGCAAAAACAATTCTATCCTATTTAGAAGAGAGTCCGGCTATGAGGGGCGCTATGCTCGTTGAGATTAATTCCCTGGAAAGAATAGAGCCTGATTTTGAGAGGGGGGTTAGGGCTACCGGCATGGATTGGGAACAAAATATTGTGCCCCAGTTGAATGATTTGCTTGCCAGAGAAGGCATAAATAATACTCACGTTAAGGAAGCGCTGGCCTTAGCCAGTAAAGTTAGCCGGGCGCCGGGAATAGTTGCTGAAATCTGCTGGTCAGATGACCCTGATTATACTGCGGGTTATGTAGCTTCTAAAAAGTTAGGCTATGTCAGGTTTACCAATTTAAAACCCCTGGGGGTTAAGAAAGGCGGCAGGGTATTTTGTTTTGACAAAAGCCTGGCGTCTTTAGAACAATGCCTGTTCTGGCTGGAAAAGCAAGTAACAATTGTAAATGAACTGAGCCCTTACCGGGGGAATTATACCTTAACTGAGTTTTTAAAGGAGATTGGATATGGAGAGAATAACTGCAGCTTTGCAAGAAATAAAAGAAAAGGGGTTATACAGGGAGTTTAA
- the bioD gene encoding dethiobiotin synthase, with protein MAKGFFIIGTDTGVGKTFVTAGLTGALRERGIDAVPYKPVQSGAVAGEDGLRAPDVEFYKKVADLPDDKFNTYSLVPPLAPSLAAELSQVSIEIDKIKEDFVSLCVKYQIVIVEGAGGLFVPLKGTGFLLPDLIKEFNLPVIIVARPDLGTINHTVLTVRCAEQLGLKIKGIIYNGFDINNLTLSEKTNPEIIEKMTNIPTLGKIPKGKDIDIDTCQIGNTLELIKNNVDFDLLLNNT; from the coding sequence ATGGCTAAAGGTTTTTTCATTATCGGCACCGATACCGGGGTAGGAAAAACTTTTGTTACCGCAGGATTAACAGGGGCCTTACGGGAAAGGGGAATTGACGCCGTACCCTATAAACCTGTTCAGAGTGGAGCAGTTGCCGGTGAAGACGGTTTGCGGGCTCCAGATGTGGAATTCTATAAAAAGGTTGCTGATTTACCTGATGATAAGTTTAATACATATTCCCTTGTGCCTCCTCTGGCTCCCAGTTTAGCGGCGGAGCTAAGCCAGGTATCCATAGAGATAGACAAAATAAAAGAGGATTTCGTAAGCTTGTGTGTAAAATACCAAATAGTAATTGTCGAGGGGGCCGGTGGCCTTTTTGTTCCCTTAAAAGGTACGGGCTTCTTATTACCTGACTTAATCAAAGAATTCAATTTACCGGTTATCATTGTCGCCAGACCTGATTTGGGAACTATTAACCATACTGTTCTTACTGTCAGGTGTGCAGAGCAATTGGGCTTGAAAATCAAGGGAATAATTTATAATGGATTTGATATAAACAATTTAACCCTGTCGGAAAAAACCAATCCTGAAATAATCGAAAAGATGACCAATATACCTACTTTAGGTAAAATACCAAAGGGAAAAGATATTGATATTGATACCTGCCAAATAGGCAACACCTTGGAATTGATAAAGAACAATGTAGATTTTGATTTATTACTTAATAATACGTAG
- a CDS encoding ASKHA domain-containing protein gives MQTILDYGQRNKVELNPLAQRYTVKIKMPGLTDNQGDVDRLRRYLPESLKGVHIPLEVMRKLPSVFLEGDWQVSVIVAQAKENPWVIDIEPEVGKGNYYGLALDIGTTTTVLYLVDLASGEVLGNVSSYNGQVKYGDDILTRIYLGSTENGREKLRQAVLETINGQIQQVVSEHNVEQNKIYAMVVAGNTTMIHLFLGLDPANICREPYIPVVNSPGILKAIEVGVAINPLAPLYCLPNVGSYVGGDVIAGLLVSGMHQKPELSLLVDIGTNGEMVLGNNEWLVTCAGAAGPALEGGAAEHGMRAEAGAIYKVSIDPATLQTDYRVIGSVKPRGICGSGLIDCMAQMLVAGIIDRSGRFNDDSGAFVIAGAQETATGQDIVVSQKDIRSLLKTKAAVTAAVEVLMEGVGCSFKELEKFYAAGAFGAYIDPESAITIGLYPDIPRQNIISLGNSSLEGARLALLSREKIDEAETLAKSITYFELNNNREFMKKFTSGLFLPHMDLNRYPSVKKKLQNVSFV, from the coding sequence ATGCAAACTATTTTAGATTATGGACAGAGAAACAAAGTAGAGTTAAATCCACTGGCCCAAAGGTATACTGTAAAAATTAAAATGCCGGGCTTAACAGACAATCAGGGTGATGTGGACCGGTTGCGCCGTTATTTGCCGGAATCCCTCAAGGGAGTGCATATTCCTCTTGAAGTGATGAGGAAACTGCCATCTGTATTCCTGGAAGGGGATTGGCAGGTTTCGGTTATTGTGGCCCAGGCAAAAGAAAACCCCTGGGTAATTGACATAGAACCGGAGGTTGGCAAAGGCAACTATTACGGGTTGGCTCTGGACATTGGGACTACCACCACCGTACTTTACCTTGTGGACCTAGCTTCAGGAGAAGTCCTGGGCAATGTTTCCTCTTATAATGGACAGGTAAAATACGGTGACGACATATTAACGAGGATTTACCTGGGCAGCACAGAAAACGGAAGGGAAAAACTTCGCCAGGCTGTCCTTGAGACTATCAACGGGCAGATACAGCAGGTAGTTTCTGAACACAATGTGGAACAGAACAAGATTTATGCCATGGTGGTTGCCGGAAATACCACCATGATTCATCTTTTCCTGGGACTGGACCCGGCAAACATATGCCGTGAACCGTATATTCCGGTAGTTAACAGCCCCGGCATTCTAAAGGCTATCGAAGTGGGTGTGGCTATCAACCCTTTAGCCCCTCTCTATTGTTTACCGAATGTGGGCAGTTATGTCGGAGGTGATGTGATTGCCGGTTTATTGGTAAGCGGAATGCATCAGAAACCCGAATTATCTCTTCTGGTTGACATCGGGACCAACGGCGAAATGGTTTTGGGCAACAACGAGTGGCTGGTGACTTGTGCCGGTGCGGCCGGGCCGGCCTTGGAAGGTGGCGCTGCTGAGCATGGAATGCGGGCAGAAGCCGGTGCTATTTACAAAGTAAGTATTGATCCGGCAACGCTTCAAACTGATTATAGAGTAATCGGTTCCGTTAAGCCCAGGGGTATTTGCGGTTCGGGGTTAATCGATTGCATGGCTCAGATGCTGGTAGCAGGTATTATTGACCGTTCAGGCCGGTTTAATGATGATTCCGGTGCATTTGTGATTGCCGGCGCCCAGGAAACGGCGACGGGACAGGATATAGTTGTTTCCCAGAAGGATATTCGCAGCCTTTTAAAAACCAAGGCCGCTGTTACGGCGGCAGTGGAGGTATTAATGGAAGGGGTAGGCTGTTCTTTTAAAGAGCTGGAAAAATTTTATGCCGCCGGAGCCTTTGGTGCATACATAGACCCGGAATCTGCCATAACGATTGGATTGTACCCGGACATTCCCCGGCAAAATATTATTTCCCTTGGTAACAGCTCTCTTGAAGGCGCCAGACTTGCCCTGCTGTCAAGGGAGAAAATTGATGAAGCTGAGACCTTGGCCAAAAGTATTACTTATTTTGAGCTGAATAACAACCGGGAATTTATGAAAAAGTTTACATCGGGACTTTTCCTGCCTCATATGGACCTGAACAGATACCCTAGTGTCAAGAAAAAACTACAAAACGTTAGTTTTGTATGA